In Halobaculum magnesiiphilum, the following proteins share a genomic window:
- a CDS encoding S8 family serine peptidase, which translates to MPRHGRRTFLKVSGGVLGGLLAGSTVTAAERTDRYVVKTKGKKTPTDLEVVHDLSEIGYAVVRASESDVKRSKAVKSFAPDVELDVSDPTVRTRAYEGDAEDDDLYPYQWDKQALDVPTAHETTKGEGTRVAIIDSGVDASHPDLVVNEELSRDFTGDGLGAGVPGGGDHGTHVAGIAAAQTAGTTGVAGTAPATDLVDYRVFSEFGGTNGSFATIVAAVLRAVEDGCDVANLSLGAYPIPRQGLGSFYGGVLNKAMTYANKEGTLLVVAAGNDSADLQHDKNLISLPNEGAQALSVAATGPIGFADALVAGEELESPPESPAFYTNYGTNAVDLGAPGGDADTSLTDPVGGVPAYAYDLVFNTVTTVLTDDDGNYAGSVPGYGWKAGTSMAAPNVAGAAALVKSANPEYDANQVESALRRAAAVPDGYDKTYYGAGFLNVVDAL; encoded by the coding sequence ATGCCACGACACGGACGGCGGACCTTCCTGAAGGTGAGCGGCGGCGTACTCGGCGGCCTCCTGGCGGGCTCGACGGTCACCGCGGCCGAGCGGACCGACCGGTACGTCGTGAAGACGAAGGGGAAGAAGACACCGACGGACCTGGAGGTCGTCCACGACCTCTCGGAGATCGGCTACGCGGTCGTCCGCGCCAGCGAGTCGGACGTGAAGCGGTCGAAGGCGGTGAAGTCGTTCGCGCCCGACGTGGAACTCGACGTGTCCGACCCGACGGTACGGACGCGGGCGTACGAGGGCGACGCCGAGGACGACGACCTGTACCCGTACCAGTGGGACAAGCAGGCGCTGGACGTGCCGACGGCCCACGAGACGACGAAGGGGGAGGGGACCCGCGTCGCGATCATCGACTCCGGCGTCGACGCGAGCCACCCGGACCTCGTCGTCAACGAGGAGCTGTCGCGCGATTTCACCGGCGACGGTCTCGGCGCGGGCGTCCCCGGCGGCGGCGACCACGGGACCCACGTCGCCGGGATCGCAGCCGCACAGACCGCCGGCACGACCGGCGTGGCGGGCACCGCGCCGGCGACGGACCTCGTCGACTACCGGGTGTTCTCCGAGTTCGGGGGCACCAACGGGTCGTTCGCGACCATCGTCGCTGCGGTCCTCCGGGCGGTCGAGGACGGCTGTGACGTGGCGAACCTCTCGCTGGGCGCGTATCCGATCCCGAGACAGGGGCTCGGGAGCTTCTACGGCGGCGTCCTCAACAAGGCGATGACGTACGCCAACAAGGAGGGAACGCTGCTGGTGGTCGCCGCCGGGAACGACTCGGCTGACCTCCAGCACGACAAGAACCTCATCAGCCTCCCGAACGAGGGTGCGCAGGCGCTGTCGGTCGCCGCGACCGGGCCGATCGGCTTCGCGGACGCCCTGGTCGCCGGGGAGGAGCTCGAATCGCCCCCCGAGAGCCCCGCGTTCTACACGAACTACGGGACCAACGCGGTCGATCTCGGCGCCCCCGGCGGCGACGCGGACACCTCGCTGACCGACCCGGTCGGCGGCGTCCCCGCGTACGCCTACGACCTGGTGTTCAACACGGTCACGACCGTGCTGACCGACGACGACGGCAACTACGCCGGCTCCGTTCCCGGGTACGGCTGGAAGGCCGGCACGTCGATGGCGGCGCCGAACGTCGCGGGCGCGGCCGCGCTCGTCAAGAGCGCGAACCCCGAATACGACGCCAACCAGGTCGAGAGCGCGCTCCGCCGGGCCGCCGCGGTCCCCGACGGCTACGACAAGACGTACTACGGGGCCGGCTTCTTGAACGTCGTCGACGCGCTGTGA
- a CDS encoding aldo/keto reductase, with amino-acid sequence MEYTTLGDTGMTVSRICLGCMSFGDPDWRDWVLDEEAGTELVERAIELGVNFFDTANMYSDGASERVLGDALAEYDRDEFVVATKGYFRMREDDPNSGGLSRKAIQQELDNSLDRLGMETVDLYQTHRYDDDTPIEATVRALDEAVRDRKARYVGASSMWAHQFADALHTADRLGLERYATMQNHYNLLYREEEREMLPLCEREGIGVIPWSPLARGWLARPVDELDATTRGESEEHARRHPYLEGGGEEINARVEKLADEKGVKMAQIALAWLFEQDAVDAPIVGTTSVEHLEDAVEALDISLSASDMAYLEEPYEPVRVSGHE; translated from the coding sequence ATGGAGTACACCACCCTCGGCGACACGGGGATGACCGTCTCGCGGATCTGTCTGGGCTGTATGAGCTTCGGCGACCCCGACTGGCGCGACTGGGTGCTCGACGAGGAGGCGGGAACCGAGCTCGTCGAGCGCGCGATCGAGCTGGGGGTGAACTTCTTCGACACCGCCAACATGTACTCCGACGGCGCCTCAGAGCGCGTGCTCGGCGACGCGCTCGCGGAGTACGACCGCGACGAGTTCGTCGTCGCGACGAAGGGCTACTTCCGAATGCGCGAGGACGACCCGAACTCCGGCGGCCTCTCCCGGAAGGCGATCCAACAGGAGCTGGACAACTCGCTGGACCGCCTCGGCATGGAGACGGTCGACCTGTACCAGACGCACCGATACGACGACGACACGCCGATCGAGGCGACGGTGCGGGCGCTCGACGAGGCCGTCCGCGACCGCAAGGCGCGCTACGTCGGCGCCTCCTCGATGTGGGCCCACCAGTTCGCCGACGCCCTCCACACGGCCGACCGGCTCGGGCTGGAGCGGTACGCCACCATGCAGAACCACTACAACCTGCTGTACCGCGAGGAGGAGCGCGAGATGCTCCCGCTGTGTGAGCGCGAGGGGATCGGCGTGATCCCGTGGTCGCCGCTGGCGCGCGGGTGGCTCGCCCGCCCGGTCGACGAGCTCGACGCGACGACTCGCGGCGAAAGCGAGGAACACGCACGGCGGCACCCATACCTGGAGGGCGGCGGCGAGGAGATCAACGCCCGCGTCGAGAAGCTGGCCGACGAGAAGGGCGTGAAGATGGCCCAGATCGCCCTCGCGTGGCTGTTCGAGCAGGACGCCGTCGACGCGCCCATCGTCGGGACGACGAGCGTCGAGCACCTGGAGGACGCCGTCGAGGCGCTCGACATCTCGCTGTCCGCCTCGGACATGGCGTACCTGGAGGAGCCGTACGAACCCGTCCGCGTCTCCGGCCACGAGTAG
- a CDS encoding heavy-metal-associated domain-containing protein, which translates to MTTTMRITGMTCGGCEANVIEALSGVDGVEDATADHEADEAVVEGDADPLDLIAAVPDQYEVESTA; encoded by the coding sequence ATGACGACGACGATGCGGATCACCGGCATGACCTGCGGCGGCTGCGAGGCGAACGTGATCGAGGCGCTTTCGGGCGTCGACGGCGTCGAGGATGCGACCGCGGACCACGAGGCCGACGAGGCGGTCGTCGAGGGCGACGCCGACCCGCTGGACCTGATCGCGGCCGTCCCCGACCAGTACGAGGTCGAGTCGACCGCGTAA
- a CDS encoding DUF7543 family protein — protein MPWSDVETPERYDEWERADGYATLRVREHPDGSYVVRLDRLEQAPDGRGYRRERVDDRERADDLVAEWKAAFDLQEA, from the coding sequence ATGCCCTGGAGCGATGTCGAGACGCCCGAACGGTACGACGAGTGGGAGCGCGCGGACGGGTACGCGACGCTGCGCGTGCGCGAACACCCGGACGGCAGCTACGTCGTCCGGCTCGACCGGCTCGAACAGGCGCCGGACGGCCGCGGCTACCGGCGCGAACGTGTCGACGACCGCGAGCGCGCCGACGACCTCGTCGCCGAGTGGAAGGCGGCGTTCGACCTTCAGGAGGCGTGA
- a CDS encoding peroxidase-related enzyme (This protein belongs to a clade of uncharacterized proteins related to peroxidases such as the alkylhydroperoxidase AhpD.): MSEESPRPELLDDAQRRFPVPDYDEVPEDIRERLDEETERAGFTPNVMSALAYKPSHFRAFMAFHDALVDDTTLDREEVEMIVVAVSGRNNCLYCNVAHGALVRIYAEDPHLADQLVSNHRTADVSDERMAMLEVAVKLTEEPDAVTTDDLDLLYEAGYTQEEVWDIGMVAAFFNLSNRMATFADWRPNEEFYGMGR; encoded by the coding sequence ATGAGCGAGGAGTCACCCCGACCCGAGCTGCTCGACGACGCCCAGCGACGCTTCCCGGTCCCCGACTACGACGAGGTGCCCGAAGACATCCGCGAGCGCCTCGACGAGGAGACCGAGCGCGCGGGCTTCACGCCGAACGTCATGTCGGCGCTGGCGTACAAACCGAGTCACTTCCGGGCGTTCATGGCGTTCCACGACGCCCTCGTCGACGACACGACCCTCGACCGCGAGGAGGTCGAGATGATCGTCGTCGCCGTCTCCGGGCGGAACAACTGCCTGTACTGCAACGTCGCCCACGGCGCGCTCGTGCGCATCTACGCGGAGGACCCGCACCTCGCGGACCAGCTCGTGTCCAACCACCGCACCGCCGACGTGAGCGACGAGCGCATGGCGATGCTGGAGGTGGCGGTGAAGCTGACCGAGGAGCCGGACGCCGTGACGACCGACGACCTGGACCTGCTGTACGAGGCCGGCTACACGCAGGAGGAGGTGTGGGACATCGGGATGGTCGCCGCCTTCTTCAACCTCTCCAACCGGATGGCGACGTTCGCCGACTGGCGGCCCAACGAGGAGTTCTACGGGATGGGGCGGTAG
- a CDS encoding CBS domain-containing protein, with product MSDATSELSTPAVKGYMTRDVATVSPDDTVGEAVERILDSNHNGFPVTDGRTVVGFISARDLLSADRDAPIFTVMSDDIIVAHPEMDINDAARVILRSGIQKLPVVDDAGNLVGIISNTDVIRSQIERATPEKVGKLMRTLEEIHGVSTTEERREIPLSELLPTQARVYADELEGRRYELERGLAEPLVVIDNPSASGELEDDGTLVLADGHHRVMAAHRLGIEEMDAYVIVIADHVELGMERTARKEGLRSITDIEVMDYARHPLVETTRRFQSDEE from the coding sequence ATGAGCGACGCCACGAGCGAGCTGTCGACCCCCGCGGTCAAGGGGTACATGACCCGGGACGTGGCGACGGTGTCGCCCGACGACACGGTCGGCGAGGCCGTCGAGCGGATCCTCGACAGCAACCACAACGGCTTCCCCGTCACCGACGGGCGGACCGTGGTGGGGTTCATCTCCGCGCGCGACCTGCTTTCGGCCGACCGCGACGCGCCGATCTTCACCGTGATGAGCGACGACATCATCGTCGCGCACCCGGAGATGGACATCAACGACGCCGCCCGGGTCATCCTCCGGTCGGGCATCCAGAAGCTGCCGGTCGTCGACGACGCGGGCAACCTCGTCGGCATCATCTCAAACACCGACGTGATCCGCTCGCAGATCGAGCGCGCGACCCCCGAGAAGGTTGGGAAGCTGATGCGCACGCTCGAGGAGATCCACGGGGTCTCCACCACCGAGGAGCGTCGGGAGATCCCGCTTTCGGAGCTCCTCCCGACGCAGGCGCGGGTGTACGCCGACGAGCTGGAGGGGCGGCGCTACGAGCTGGAGCGCGGCCTCGCCGAGCCGCTGGTCGTCATCGACAACCCGAGCGCGAGCGGCGAACTCGAGGACGACGGCACGCTCGTGCTCGCGGACGGCCACCACCGCGTGATGGCCGCCCACCGCCTCGGGATCGAGGAGATGGACGCGTACGTCATCGTGATCGCCGACCACGTCGAGCTCGGCATGGAGCGGACGGCCCGCAAGGAGGGGCTCCGGTCGATCACGGACATCGAGGTGATGGACTACGCGCGCCATCCGCTGGTCGAGACGACGCGCCGGTTCCAAAGCGACGAGGAGTGA
- a CDS encoding CopG family ribbon-helix-helix protein: MRTSLNVPDDALAEFDAVAEAEGFDSRSRALREAMAEYVERHTRLEDAAGEVAAVVAFDYVHDEVIRDLHGVQHDYQDVITTTSHVHQGEWCLETVFCRGDADRVRELVYRLRDFDAVRRVRVLSLVGGDR, from the coding sequence ATGCGAACGAGCCTGAACGTCCCCGACGACGCCCTCGCGGAGTTCGACGCCGTCGCCGAGGCCGAGGGGTTCGACTCCCGGTCGCGGGCGCTCCGCGAGGCGATGGCCGAGTACGTCGAGCGCCACACGCGGCTTGAGGACGCCGCCGGCGAGGTCGCCGCCGTCGTCGCGTTCGACTACGTCCACGACGAGGTGATCCGCGACCTCCACGGCGTCCAGCACGACTACCAGGACGTGATCACGACCACCTCCCACGTCCATCAGGGCGAGTGGTGTCTGGAGACGGTGTTCTGCCGCGGCGACGCCGACCGCGTGCGCGAACTCGTCTACCGCCTCCGCGACTTCGACGCGGTCCGGCGGGTCCGGGTGCTCTCGCTGGTCGGCGGGGACCGGTAA
- a CDS encoding acyl-CoA synthetase, with translation MPVDYDTAVDDFEWDIPDDYTLPSVIEGHAEAFGDRVAVTFLDDEGTRAERTYSDIHGDMNRFANALEELGVGEGDRVMHLLPRHPDVFAIQLGVLKRGALVVPCSEMLKPKDLQFRANDCEATTVVAHESLVDMVEPIVEETPVDTLIAVDGSPDGWHAFDDLLAGRETEHDAPDVGAQDPMSINYTSGTTGQPKPVLHKHRWMRAFELVNAPYWWGVTAEGTEAPGVVDDDLDLDEELLWATTGTGWAKWFWSPVGVGITTGASQLLYEGEFDADEFLSVMEDEGVTRLCAVPTQYRMFTQTDLSQYDLPLTEALSAGEPLNREPIEALQDAYGITPRDGYGQTETVCLVSNYPGIDVKEGSMGKPTPGLGTTIIGTQEEEEVEPGEIGEIAVPVGNSGIFEQYYEKPELDDKTFSGEYYRTGDLAREDEDGYFFFEGRADDIILSAGYRIGPFEVEDALVSHEAVAEAAAVGSPHEERGDVVKAYVVLADGYEGSDELTDELQDYMKEETAPYKYPRRVEYVDELPKTSSGKTRRIELREREKEKFGE, from the coding sequence ATGCCGGTCGACTACGACACCGCCGTCGACGACTTCGAGTGGGACATCCCCGACGACTACACCCTCCCGTCGGTGATCGAGGGCCACGCGGAGGCGTTCGGCGACCGCGTCGCCGTCACGTTCCTCGACGACGAGGGAACGAGGGCCGAGCGGACGTACTCGGACATCCACGGCGACATGAACCGCTTCGCCAACGCCCTCGAGGAGCTGGGCGTCGGCGAGGGCGACCGCGTGATGCACCTGCTCCCGCGGCACCCGGACGTGTTCGCGATCCAGCTGGGCGTGCTCAAGCGTGGCGCGCTGGTCGTCCCCTGTTCGGAGATGCTCAAGCCGAAGGACCTCCAGTTCCGCGCGAACGACTGCGAGGCGACGACCGTCGTCGCCCACGAGTCGCTCGTGGACATGGTCGAGCCGATCGTCGAGGAGACGCCCGTCGACACCCTGATCGCGGTGGACGGGAGCCCCGACGGCTGGCACGCGTTCGACGACCTGCTCGCGGGCCGGGAGACGGAACACGACGCCCCCGACGTGGGCGCACAGGACCCGATGAGCATCAACTACACCTCCGGCACCACCGGCCAGCCCAAGCCCGTCCTCCACAAGCACCGCTGGATGCGCGCGTTCGAGCTCGTGAACGCCCCCTACTGGTGGGGCGTCACCGCCGAGGGGACGGAGGCGCCGGGCGTGGTCGACGACGACCTCGACCTGGACGAGGAGCTGCTGTGGGCGACGACCGGCACCGGCTGGGCGAAGTGGTTCTGGTCGCCCGTCGGCGTCGGCATCACCACGGGCGCGAGCCAGCTGCTGTACGAGGGCGAGTTCGACGCCGACGAGTTCCTTTCGGTGATGGAGGACGAGGGCGTCACCCGCCTGTGTGCCGTGCCGACGCAGTACCGGATGTTCACGCAGACCGACCTGAGCCAGTACGACCTGCCGCTGACGGAGGCGCTGTCGGCGGGCGAGCCGCTCAACCGCGAGCCGATCGAGGCGCTGCAGGACGCCTACGGCATCACCCCGCGCGACGGCTACGGGCAGACCGAGACGGTGTGTCTCGTCTCCAACTACCCCGGCATCGACGTGAAGGAGGGGTCGATGGGCAAGCCGACGCCCGGCCTCGGCACCACCATCATCGGCACCCAGGAGGAGGAGGAAGTCGAGCCCGGCGAGATCGGCGAGATCGCGGTGCCCGTGGGCAATTCGGGCATCTTCGAGCAGTACTACGAGAAGCCCGAGTTGGACGACAAGACGTTCTCGGGCGAGTACTACCGCACGGGCGACCTGGCCCGCGAGGACGAGGACGGGTACTTCTTCTTCGAGGGCCGCGCCGACGACATCATCCTCTCGGCGGGCTACCGCATCGGCCCGTTCGAGGTCGAGGACGCGCTCGTCTCCCACGAGGCGGTCGCGGAGGCGGCCGCGGTCGGCTCCCCCCACGAGGAGCGCGGCGACGTGGTAAAGGCGTACGTCGTCCTCGCCGACGGCTACGAGGGGAGCGACGAGCTGACCGACGAGCTGCAGGACTACATGAAGGAGGAGACGGCGCCGTACAAGTACCCCCGCCGGGTCGAGTACGTCGACGAGCTGCCCAAGACCTCCTCGGGCAAGACCCGCCGGATCGAGCTGCGCGAGCGCGAGAAGGAGAAGTTCGGCGAGTAA
- a CDS encoding heavy metal translocating P-type ATPase yields MSERRTVRIDVGGMTCANCAATIEDAVADLDGVGEISANYATDEATVEYDPERVSLAEVFEAVESAGYDPIAETATVGITGMTCANCSATIEDAVGDLPGVVRVDANYATDEATVRYAPSATTREDVYDAIEAAGYEPIREDGAGGADGTDDGDGQSAADAARDAELARQRRLTLFGAALSAPLLAMLAFELFAPGTLPEEIPGTGLHIGWVAFALATPVQVLLGREFYENSYTALVVNRRANMDVLIALGSTTAYGYSVIALLGVLPQAGLYFDTAALILVFITLGNYLEARSKSQAGEAIRSLLELEADTATLVEDDGTEREVPIDEVAVGDRLKVRPGERVPTDGVVREGESAVDESMVTGESVPVGKGPGDEVIGSTVNENGVLVIEATKVGEETAIQQIVERVKEAQSRQPDIQRVADRISAYFVPAVIVNALLWGTVWFFAPETLAGVVSALPLWGLAAGGPAAVGVTEFAVLVFASAVLIACPCALGLATPAATMVGTSIGAQHGVLFEGGDVLERVRDTDAVVFDKTGTLTRGEMTLTDAVPVSPAADGAVSAAEEEEADRGDEADEGGDATESLLAAAATAENGSEHPIAEAVVAGARERGVEPGDLDVLQNVSGKGIRARTEHGTVVVGKPALLREEDVDPEPAMETMRELESAGKTAMLVAVDGELLGVLAVADEVRESAVAAVEALRERGIAVHMITGDNERTARAVAERVGIDPERVRAGVLPEDKADAVESIQADGSRAMMVGDGVNDAPALASAFVGVAIGSGTDVAIEAADVTLMRSDPADVVKAINVSEGTLAKVKQNLFWALGYNTAMIPLASLGLLQPVLAAAAMAFSSVSVLANSMAFRSYDPDERYRLLGRFR; encoded by the coding sequence ATGAGTGAACGACGAACCGTCCGGATAGACGTCGGCGGTATGACCTGCGCCAACTGCGCCGCCACCATCGAGGACGCCGTGGCGGACCTCGACGGCGTCGGCGAGATCAGCGCCAACTACGCCACCGACGAGGCGACCGTGGAGTACGACCCCGAGCGGGTCTCGCTGGCCGAGGTGTTCGAGGCGGTCGAGTCGGCCGGCTACGACCCGATCGCCGAGACGGCGACGGTCGGGATCACCGGGATGACGTGCGCGAACTGCTCGGCCACCATCGAGGACGCCGTCGGCGACCTCCCGGGGGTCGTGCGCGTCGACGCGAACTACGCGACCGACGAGGCGACCGTGCGGTACGCGCCGTCGGCGACGACGCGCGAGGACGTCTACGACGCGATCGAGGCGGCGGGCTACGAGCCGATCCGCGAGGACGGGGCCGGGGGCGCGGACGGCACGGACGACGGCGACGGGCAGTCCGCGGCGGACGCAGCCCGGGACGCCGAACTCGCCCGCCAGCGTCGGCTGACGCTGTTCGGCGCGGCGCTGTCGGCGCCGCTGCTCGCGATGCTCGCGTTCGAGCTGTTCGCGCCCGGCACGCTCCCCGAGGAGATCCCCGGGACCGGGCTGCACATCGGCTGGGTCGCGTTCGCGCTGGCGACGCCCGTGCAGGTGCTGCTTGGCCGGGAGTTCTACGAGAACTCCTACACGGCGCTCGTGGTGAACCGGCGGGCCAACATGGACGTGCTCATCGCGCTGGGGTCGACGACGGCGTACGGCTACTCCGTGATCGCCCTGCTGGGCGTGCTCCCGCAGGCGGGGCTGTACTTCGACACGGCCGCGCTCATCCTCGTGTTCATCACGCTCGGCAACTATCTGGAGGCGCGCTCGAAGTCGCAGGCGGGCGAGGCGATCCGCTCGCTGCTGGAGCTGGAGGCCGACACCGCGACGCTCGTCGAGGACGACGGCACCGAGCGGGAGGTCCCGATCGACGAGGTCGCCGTCGGCGACCGGCTGAAGGTGCGCCCCGGCGAGCGCGTCCCGACCGACGGCGTCGTCCGCGAGGGCGAGTCCGCCGTCGACGAGTCGATGGTGACCGGCGAGTCCGTCCCCGTCGGCAAGGGGCCCGGCGACGAGGTGATCGGCTCGACGGTCAACGAGAACGGCGTGCTCGTGATCGAGGCGACGAAGGTCGGCGAGGAGACGGCGATCCAGCAGATCGTCGAGCGCGTGAAGGAGGCGCAGTCGCGCCAGCCCGACATCCAGCGCGTCGCCGACCGCATCTCGGCGTACTTCGTGCCCGCGGTGATCGTCAACGCCCTCCTGTGGGGGACCGTCTGGTTCTTCGCGCCCGAGACGCTGGCCGGCGTCGTCTCCGCGCTCCCGCTGTGGGGACTCGCGGCCGGCGGGCCCGCCGCCGTCGGCGTGACGGAGTTCGCGGTGCTGGTGTTCGCCTCCGCCGTCCTCATCGCCTGTCCCTGCGCGCTCGGGCTGGCGACGCCGGCGGCGACGATGGTGGGCACGAGCATCGGCGCCCAGCACGGCGTCCTCTTCGAGGGCGGCGACGTGCTCGAACGCGTCCGCGACACCGACGCCGTCGTCTTCGACAAGACGGGTACGCTCACGCGCGGCGAGATGACCCTCACCGACGCCGTCCCCGTCTCCCCGGCGGCGGACGGCGCGGTGTCCGCGGCGGAGGAGGAGGAGGCCGATCGGGGCGACGAAGCGGACGAGGGCGGCGACGCGACCGAGAGCCTGCTCGCGGCCGCGGCGACCGCGGAGAACGGCAGCGAGCACCCGATCGCCGAGGCCGTCGTCGCCGGCGCCCGCGAGCGCGGCGTCGAGCCGGGCGACCTCGACGTGCTCCAGAACGTCTCCGGGAAGGGGATCCGGGCGCGCACCGAGCACGGCACCGTCGTCGTCGGCAAGCCCGCGCTGCTCCGCGAGGAGGACGTCGACCCCGAGCCCGCGATGGAGACGATGCGGGAACTGGAATCGGCGGGGAAGACGGCGATGCTCGTCGCCGTCGACGGCGAGCTGCTCGGGGTGCTGGCGGTCGCCGACGAGGTGCGCGAGTCGGCCGTCGCCGCGGTGGAGGCGCTCCGCGAGCGCGGGATCGCCGTCCACATGATCACCGGCGACAACGAGCGCACCGCCCGCGCGGTCGCCGAGCGCGTCGGCATCGACCCCGAGCGCGTCCGCGCGGGGGTCCTGCCGGAGGACAAGGCCGACGCCGTCGAGTCGATCCAGGCGGACGGCTCGCGGGCGATGATGGTCGGCGACGGCGTCAACGACGCGCCCGCGCTCGCCTCGGCGTTCGTCGGCGTCGCCATCGGCTCGGGCACCGACGTTGCCATCGAGGCCGCCGACGTGACGCTGATGCGCTCGGATCCGGCGGACGTGGTGAAGGCGATCAACGTCTCGGAGGGGACGCTCGCGAAGGTCAAGCAGAACCTCTTCTGGGCGCTCGGCTACAACACCGCGATGATCCCGCTGGCCTCGCTGGGGCTGCTCCAACCGGTCCTCGCTGCCGCCGCGATGGCGTTCTCCAGCGTCTCGGTGCTCGCCAACAGCATGGCGTTCCGGTCGTACGACCCCGACGAGCGCTACCGGCTGCTGGGTCGGTTCCGCTGA
- a CDS encoding zinc ribbon domain-containing protein: protein MASEPSIDSDDGCPKCGHGDAEVGTISTTGGGLSKMFDIQTNSFRVVSCTNCGYSELYRDTGSAGSDLVDVFLG from the coding sequence ATGGCATCCGAGCCCTCCATCGACAGCGACGACGGCTGTCCCAAGTGCGGCCACGGCGACGCCGAGGTCGGAACGATATCGACCACCGGCGGCGGCCTGAGCAAGATGTTCGACATCCAGACGAACTCCTTCCGGGTGGTCTCCTGCACGAACTGCGGCTACTCGGAGCTGTACCGCGACACCGGCTCCGCCGGCAGCGACCTCGTGGACGTGTTCCTCGGGTAG
- a CDS encoding DHH family phosphoesterase, with amino-acid sequence MRRLVLGCGTVGNDIVDSLTGRSGDLHVITDDSGRASALRDEHVAALEADPCDPDNYPDHADLVVVAGASATANLTAADHARERFPDAIVVAYAGDDATEADLKALRGLADRVIDPIGVVADRVLDVATGTTADRLRGLVRTLRSVDGTLAVVAHDNPDPDAIASAVALVRIARFAGVDAEACYYGDISHQENRALVNLLEIDMRQLDPEVDPREEFAGFALVDHSRPGVNDSLPTGIEPVVVVDHHPPREPIDAAFVDLRDDVGATSTLMAEYLDRFGVTPDTQVATALLYGIRIDTKDFTREVSEADFDAAASLLAHADSGILDRVESPSITPEVLDVLARAIEARERRGSVVASCVGEIADRDALAQAAERLLDMEGVNTTLVYGYRDGVVYASGRTRGADLDLGETLRDALDQMGSAGGHADMAGAQLPLGILADVSDDSTESLTEIVRDMVAERFFETLEDAPKAPRHATDRVLSFPDED; translated from the coding sequence ATGCGTCGGCTGGTGCTCGGCTGCGGGACCGTCGGCAACGATATCGTCGACTCGTTGACCGGCAGGTCCGGCGACCTCCACGTGATCACCGACGACAGCGGGCGGGCCTCCGCGTTGCGCGACGAACACGTCGCCGCGCTGGAGGCCGACCCGTGCGACCCGGATAACTATCCGGACCACGCCGACCTCGTGGTCGTCGCCGGCGCGTCCGCGACGGCCAATCTCACCGCCGCCGACCACGCACGCGAGCGGTTCCCCGACGCGATCGTCGTCGCGTACGCCGGCGACGACGCGACGGAGGCGGACCTCAAGGCGTTGCGGGGGCTGGCCGACCGCGTCATCGACCCGATCGGCGTCGTCGCCGACCGCGTGCTCGACGTGGCGACGGGGACGACCGCCGACCGGCTCCGCGGGCTGGTTCGCACGCTCCGTTCCGTCGACGGGACGCTCGCGGTCGTCGCCCACGACAACCCCGACCCCGACGCCATCGCCTCGGCGGTCGCGCTGGTGCGGATCGCGCGCTTCGCCGGCGTCGACGCCGAGGCGTGCTACTACGGCGACATCTCCCATCAGGAGAACCGCGCGCTCGTCAACCTCCTCGAGATCGACATGCGGCAACTCGATCCCGAGGTGGACCCCCGCGAGGAGTTCGCCGGGTTCGCGCTCGTCGACCACTCGCGCCCGGGCGTCAACGACTCGTTGCCGACGGGGATCGAGCCCGTCGTCGTCGTCGACCACCACCCGCCGCGCGAGCCGATCGACGCCGCGTTCGTCGACCTGCGCGACGACGTGGGCGCGACCTCCACGCTCATGGCCGAGTACCTCGACCGGTTCGGGGTGACGCCGGACACGCAGGTGGCGACCGCGCTGCTGTACGGCATTCGGATCGACACGAAGGACTTCACCCGCGAGGTGAGCGAGGCGGACTTCGACGCCGCGGCGTCGCTGCTGGCGCACGCGGACTCGGGGATCCTCGACCGGGTGGAGTCGCCGAGCATCACGCCCGAGGTGTTGGACGTGCTCGCGCGCGCCATCGAGGCGCGCGAGCGGCGCGGGTCGGTCGTCGCCTCCTGCGTCGGGGAGATCGCCGACCGCGACGCGCTCGCGCAGGCGGCCGAACGCTTGCTGGACATGGAGGGCGTCAACACCACCCTCGTGTACGGCTACCGCGACGGCGTCGTCTACGCGTCGGGGCGGACCCGCGGCGCGGACCTGGACCTGGGCGAGACGCTGCGCGACGCCCTCGATCAGATGGGGTCGGCCGGCGGCCACGCCGACATGGCGGGCGCGCAGCTCCCGCTCGGGATCCTCGCGGACGTGAGCGACGACTCGACGGAGTCGCTGACCGAGATCGTCCGCGACATGGTCGCCGAGCGGTTCTTCGAGACGCTCGAGGACGCGCCGAAAGCGCCACGGCACGCGACCGACCGCGTCCTCTCGTTCCCCGACGAGGACTGA